The genomic DNA GCCGGCACCGCCACGGGTGGCTGGGCGGCATCTGGTGACGTCAGCAAAGACGGCCGCTCGCAACATGCCGCGCTGCTGCCCGCCGGCAGCGACACCGTCGTCGTGGCGCGCATCGGCAATCTTCCGCTCACCGCCGAAGAATTTCTGTTGAGCTTTGCCTTCGGCCCGGCGTTCGTCAAGCGGCATGACAATCCCCGCGAGCACCATCTCGAGTTGATGGTCAATGAAAAACTGGTGGCGCTCGCCGGCTATGCCCGCGGCCTGGCAGATGATCCGGAAGTCGTGAGCAGGCTGCATGAAATCGAAGGTGATCTGGCCACCGAAGAGCTGTATCGCGATGACATTCTGAGTCAAATTGTCGTTGAACAGGAGGAGCTGGCAGCGGCCATCAAAAAAGAACGCTTGCATCTTGAACTGCAGTGGCTGTTCGCACCGAATCGTACGGCGCTCGCCGACCAGCTCGACCAGCTCTCGCAGGGCGTGCCGTTTGACACGCTTTTTCACCGCCAGCTCAACGACTCGGTGCTCATTGCAAACCGTTCTCTCGCAACCACCCGCTTTCGCCTGGAGGCTTCGAATCCCGAAATGGCAAGTGTCGTGGACACGCTCCCGCCTGGCAGGCCGTCAGCGCCAATCGCAGCTCCGGATGGATTCTATCTCGTGCGGCTCACCAGCGTCTGGACGAATCCGATCCTGACGCAAACGGAGCAGGCCGGGCTGCAACAAGCTGTGCAGCGTGTGCTGCGCCGGCGCCGGGCGGAGGCACTGTCGGAGCGCTACATCAACGACCTGATGCGACAGCAAAATCCCGTCATTGACCGGCAAACGTTCAACCTCCTGCGCGCCCTTCTCGGCAAAACCGTGCTGCCACCGGAAAAATACCACGCCTGGAATCTGAGAGGGAAATTGCTGTCGGAAGCCGGGGCTCTTGATTCACTCGTGATCGACCGTTATCATGGTCAAAGCCTGGTGCGGCTGCGGGACGATGATTTGCTGCTGGGCGAGTTTTGGACCTGGTATCAAAACCGCCGCCCGTACCTGCGCTGCGAGACGGATTCGCCGCAGCGTTTCTTCGTGTCGCTCAAGCAAATGGTCTGGCGCAGCGTGCGGGACAAATTGCTCATCGACCGGGCACGGCAAAGAGGATTGCAGTTCCGGCCCGCGGTTCGCAAACAGAAACAATGGTGGGAGCACAAGCTGGTTTATGCCAAAATGAAGCAGGAAATGCTCGCGACCGTCCACCTCACGGATGAACAAATAAAAGAGTTTTACCGGCAAAACCCCGGCCGCTATCGCGAGCAAAAGGGGCAAATTCCGCCTTATGAGAAAGTGGCGGAAAAAGTGCGCCAGGATTGCTACGCGGCGGAATGTGCGAAAACCCTGTTGCGCACGCTCGAGATTTTGCGAACGCAATACCCGGTGCAGGTCAATCGCGCCGCGCTGGAGGCCCTGCCCGATGGTGCCGCGCCGGACCCCCGAGCCTTTGACCTGATCACTGCGAAGACGGGCGGCATCTTTCCCCGTCCCGCGATCCCCACGATCGATTTCGACTGGAAGCCCCGGCCATGAAGACCCGCATCGGGCTTGTGATGGAAAAATGAACGGCACAAAAAAGCACAGACCGGTGGCGGCGGGATCGCTCACCAGCCTGGTTTTCAAGGCAACGGTCATCAGTCCAAGCGCATTCGGTGCCATGGCGGTGGTTCTGTTGGCCGCCACGCTCTCCGCGCAGCAAATCACCGTCAATCGTATCGAGATGATGCCGAATTTGCCGGCACCGTATGAAATGCGTGATTGGAAACAGGTGGCACTCGGCTATGATTCACTGGTCTTCAATTTTGACCTCAGCGGCCAGTTTTTGCCGCTCATTTGGTGGCAGCACAACACCGTGAATTATCCCAACCACGCCAGTTTTGGATTGCACACGGTGGTGGGCACGACAGCCCCCCGGTCCGCCGAGGCGATCAACGTATTGCCGGCCGTCATCAGTGCCAGCCTGGTGGGCGTTGACAAGAGCAGGCAGAACGGCCAAAATTGGGTGCTGATGTGCGAAGAGTTTTTCAACCGCCGGCCGGAGGAAAATGTATATCTCAATCATCCGGTGGCACAAAGTGGCGATGATTGGTGGTACGCCACCATGCCCAATGTTTTTTTCTATCAGCTTTATGATTTGTACCCCAACACCGGTGATTTTGCCTTTCAGTTCATCTCGGTTGCCACACAATGGTTGACTGCCGTTGAAAAAATGGGCGGCAGCGCCACGCCGTGGCGGGTGCCCTACATGAACTATCGGGGCTGGTCGCTCGCCACCATGACGCCCCACACCGCGGGGGTTGCGCAGCCGGAGGCTGCCGGCGCCATCGCTTGGCTGTTGTACAATGCTTATGTCGAAACAAAAAATGAGCGCTATCGCCTCGGCGCCGAATGGGCTATGGAGTTTTTGAACAACTGGCAGACGAATCCCTCTTATGAGTTGCAACTGCCCTACGGGAGCTATACCGCGGCGCGCATGAATGCCGAACTCGGAACAACCTATGACGTCGTTAAAATGTTCAACTGGTGTTTCGACGTCGGCCCGCTGCGGCAATGGGGTGCCATCGTGGAAAACTGGGGCGGTTATGACTGTCACGGCTTGATCGGGGAAGCGGGCAGCAACGGCTATGCATTCGTGATGAATACCTTCGAACACATCGGCGCGCTGGTGCCGCTGGTGCGTTATGATGACCGCTTTGCCCGCGCCCTCGGCAAGTGGGTGCTGAATGCTGCCCATGCCGCACGCTTGTTTTATCCGAAGTATCTGCCCAATCAAAATCAGGACAGTGAAGAGTGGTCGCAGCAATATGATCCCCGCTCCCTTGTCGCACACGAAGCGCTGCGTG from candidate division KSB1 bacterium includes the following:
- a CDS encoding peptidylprolyl isomerase, which produces MNMTISGPGRRSRLIFAICCKSLLLVAGTATGGWAASGDVSKDGRSQHAALLPAGSDTVVVARIGNLPLTAEEFLLSFAFGPAFVKRHDNPREHHLELMVNEKLVALAGYARGLADDPEVVSRLHEIEGDLATEELYRDDILSQIVVEQEELAAAIKKERLHLELQWLFAPNRTALADQLDQLSQGVPFDTLFHRQLNDSVLIANRSLATTRFRLEASNPEMASVVDTLPPGRPSAPIAAPDGFYLVRLTSVWTNPILTQTEQAGLQQAVQRVLRRRRAEALSERYINDLMRQQNPVIDRQTFNLLRALLGKTVLPPEKYHAWNLRGKLLSEAGALDSLVIDRYHGQSLVRLRDDDLLLGEFWTWYQNRRPYLRCETDSPQRFFVSLKQMVWRSVRDKLLIDRARQRGLQFRPAVRKQKQWWEHKLVYAKMKQEMLATVHLTDEQIKEFYRQNPGRYREQKGQIPPYEKVAEKVRQDCYAAECAKTLLRTLEILRTQYPVQVNRAALEALPDGAAPDPRAFDLITAKTGGIFPRPAIPTIDFDWKPRP